The nucleotide window CAGACTAAGCGAGGGACCGGGGACGATGCGTCCGGCCTATGCGACCGCCGTGGGAAAGGTTCTTTTGGCCCACCTCGGATCGGATCGGCTGGAGAGCTATTTCGAAGATGTCGTGCTGGAACCTCATACGCCCGCAACCATAACGGACAGTCAGAGACTCGTTGCAGAGCTTAGTAAAATCCGTGAGAGCGGCATTGCCTATGACGATGCGGAACTCTTTGCTGAAGTGCGCTGCGCGGCAGTTCCCGTTGTTGATTTTCGCAACAATCTGATCGGCGCCATTGGTATTTCCGGCCCGGTCTGGCGACTTTCTATCTCTGAGTTACAGGACAAGCAGGCAATCTTGCGAGCCGCTGCCGACCGGGTAAGCAAAGCACTCGGCGCGCCGGCCCTCCAGTAGATCTTTTAAACAGCTTCGATTTTTAGCGCGTTGGCGGGCTATCGCTCTGCCGATCCCTGATTCTATTGAATTTTCTTTCTTATCCCGATCGGAGAACCAACCCCGGTGTGCGGTCTGCTGCTCCCTCAACGCTTACCGCGTGCTGAAATTTTCAAAGTCCGAGTTGACAATGATGCGAGATTATAAAATTCATATATGACAATAATAAACAATAAAGCCTTGAGGGAGGTAACCATGGAAGAACGCGTGACAACGCGCGCCCATATTCAGGCGCCTGTAAGCCGCAGAACTGCTTTGAAGGTTGGTGGCGGGCTGGTCGCCAGCGCGGCAATCGGCAGCCCGTCAATTGTCCGGGCAGCATCAGATGACATCATGATCGGCCACCTGACGCCGATGACCGGGTTCCTGGGCGCACTTGGCGAATGGGCCGTGCTCGGTATCCAGATGGCCGCCGAGGAAATCAACGCCGCAGGCGGCGTATTGGGCCGCAAGCTGGACGTGAAGTCCGAGGACTCGATTAATCCGAACACTGCGGCGACGAAGGCCCAGCGCATGCTTGAGCGTGACGAGAAGGCCTTCCTGATGGGAGAGATCAGCTCAGCGTCCGCGCTGGCGATCTCTCAGGTTGCTGCCCGCAACAAGAAGATGTTCATGGCGCTCGGGCCGCGGTCCGACACCCTGCGCGGCAAGAACTGCAACCGCTATATGTTCTGCACCGATATCCCGAATACCGTGATGGTCAATGCAGTCGGCAACGCGCTGCTGCGTGACGACATGGTGAAGGGCAAGAAGTTCCATACCCTGACCGCCGACTACGTGTTCGGGCACGATCT belongs to Nisaea sp. and includes:
- a CDS encoding IclR family transcriptional regulator; translated protein: METRKAEKPSIQSLARAFSILECIGQSPGGIQLSELSKAVELNNSTAFHLVKTMVQLGYVRQDDKSKKYHIGRPMFLLAAAALNDIELYNIVSPILHDLARDTGETSHFAVWSGTNVAIMARKESSSPLRLSEGPGTMRPAYATAVGKVLLAHLGSDRLESYFEDVVLEPHTPATITDSQRLVAELSKIRESGIAYDDAELFAEVRCAAVPVVDFRNNLIGAIGISGPVWRLSISELQDKQAILRAAADRVSKALGAPALQ